From a region of the Bradyrhizobium sp. KBS0727 genome:
- a CDS encoding NAD-dependent succinate-semialdehyde dehydrogenase: MKIESASIMYPQLALLIDGKWLAGGGREEQTVINPATCVVAGVLPLASLVDVDQAADAADRAFTAWRAETALTRARVLLRVAEFLRRDAKTIARVLTIDQGKPLHEAEAEVFASADIFEWSAEEGKRVYGRIVPSRFAFADQYVFREPIGPVAAFSPWNFPLLLASRKIATALSAGCTIVIKPPEETPGALVALGKICGEAGLPPGVLNILFGNPADISERLIKNPLIKKVSFTGSVPVGRHLAALAGTEMKKITLELGGHSPVIIMPDVDVTKVAELSVAAKFRNAGQICFAPSRFIVHQDSYKAFGAAFAARASALRVGNGLNDGIQMGPLANERRVAAMQKLTDDARDRGGRVICGGEPVMPTQAGYFWSPTIIADVPNEADLMVKEPFGPIAPITPFQHLEDAVERANAVEYGLGSYAFTNSATAARYIQRHIQAGSLSINTFALSPPELPFAGVKQSGLGVEMGVEGLAEHFNTKSVIWADMN, translated from the coding sequence ATGAAAATCGAGAGCGCGAGCATTATGTACCCACAACTCGCGCTCCTGATTGACGGAAAATGGCTTGCAGGTGGTGGGCGGGAAGAACAAACAGTTATCAATCCTGCCACATGTGTTGTTGCAGGAGTTCTTCCGCTTGCCAGTCTGGTGGATGTCGATCAGGCCGCGGATGCGGCGGACCGAGCCTTCACCGCGTGGAGAGCCGAGACCGCATTGACACGTGCGCGGGTGCTGTTGCGCGTCGCTGAATTTCTTCGAAGGGATGCGAAGACAATTGCGCGCGTCCTCACCATCGACCAAGGGAAACCGTTGCACGAAGCAGAAGCGGAGGTCTTCGCGTCGGCGGATATCTTTGAATGGTCGGCAGAGGAGGGAAAGCGGGTCTATGGCCGCATCGTTCCGTCGCGCTTTGCATTTGCAGATCAGTATGTCTTTCGCGAGCCGATCGGTCCCGTAGCTGCGTTTTCGCCCTGGAATTTTCCGCTGCTCCTCGCAAGCCGAAAAATTGCGACAGCCCTTTCTGCAGGCTGCACCATCGTCATCAAGCCCCCCGAAGAAACCCCTGGCGCTCTCGTTGCATTGGGCAAAATATGCGGCGAGGCCGGTCTCCCTCCAGGTGTTTTGAACATTCTTTTTGGAAATCCAGCGGACATCTCCGAACGATTAATCAAAAATCCGCTGATCAAAAAAGTGTCCTTCACTGGATCCGTTCCCGTTGGCCGGCATCTCGCCGCTCTTGCGGGAACGGAAATGAAGAAAATTACATTGGAGCTTGGTGGCCATTCCCCAGTCATCATTATGCCAGACGTCGATGTCACTAAGGTCGCCGAGCTCAGCGTAGCAGCAAAGTTCAGAAACGCCGGTCAGATCTGTTTTGCACCTAGCCGCTTCATCGTCCATCAAGATTCATATAAAGCTTTCGGCGCGGCGTTTGCAGCTCGAGCGTCCGCTTTGCGGGTCGGAAACGGCCTCAACGACGGCATTCAAATGGGGCCTTTGGCAAACGAGCGTCGGGTTGCCGCCATGCAGAAGCTGACCGACGATGCGCGCGATCGCGGTGGGCGAGTGATTTGTGGTGGTGAACCGGTCATGCCCACGCAGGCAGGTTATTTCTGGTCACCAACCATCATAGCGGACGTTCCAAACGAAGCGGATTTAATGGTGAAGGAACCCTTTGGTCCGATCGCCCCCATCACGCCGTTTCAGCATCTGGAAGACGCCGTCGAGCGCGCGAACGCCGTCGAGTACGGTCTGGGCTCATATGCGTTCACCAACAGTGCAACGGCGGCAAGATACATACAGAGACATATCCAAGCTGGATCTCTGAGCATCAATACATTTGCGTTGTCTCCGCCGGAGCTGCCATTTGCTGGCGTTAAGCAAAGTGGGCTGGGAGTGGAGATGGGAGTTGAAGGTCTTGCAGAGCACTTTAATACCAAGTCCGTTATTTGGGCCGACATGAACTAA
- a CDS encoding NAD(P)-dependent alcohol dehydrogenase, which translates to MRISAAIARSIEAPFSIEVCDLAEPQAGEILVKVHSCGVCHTDIAVKRQDIPLSFPRVLGHEGAGVVEKIGAEVTKFSVGDHVLMTFGSCGGCENCHQGHPAYCDQFREINFMGHRSAGSAIRCDDVEMGGNFFAQSSFATHALVTERNIVKVDKDLPLELLAPLGCGIQTGIGTVLTCLKPFPGSSIAVFGAGAVGLAAIMGAKIVGCSTIIAVDIKKGRLCTAQRVGATHVIDGSAPDVLEQLIKLTDKGVHYSMDTTGVPAVVRNAIACLRKRGVMAHVAATRPGTRYDLDPSVALSMGIKIMGVIEGDAVPWSLLPRMINFYRNGTLPLEKLVTTFPFVDINKAIEAMENGAVVKPVLLMPA; encoded by the coding sequence ATGAGGATATCTGCTGCTATCGCAAGATCGATTGAAGCCCCGTTCTCGATCGAAGTGTGCGATCTGGCGGAACCACAAGCCGGGGAAATCCTCGTCAAAGTGCATTCCTGCGGTGTCTGCCATACGGATATTGCAGTGAAACGACAGGATATTCCCCTTAGTTTCCCGCGGGTCCTAGGTCACGAAGGAGCAGGGGTAGTCGAAAAAATCGGAGCCGAGGTAACGAAATTCAGTGTGGGAGATCATGTGCTCATGACCTTCGGTTCATGCGGAGGTTGTGAGAATTGTCACCAAGGACACCCAGCTTACTGTGACCAGTTTCGTGAGATTAATTTCATGGGACACCGTTCTGCGGGCTCCGCTATTCGTTGTGACGATGTTGAAATGGGAGGGAATTTCTTTGCCCAATCCAGCTTTGCAACTCATGCATTGGTCACTGAACGAAACATCGTCAAGGTGGATAAGGATCTTCCACTGGAGTTACTCGCGCCTCTCGGCTGTGGAATTCAGACCGGCATCGGGACGGTGCTGACCTGTCTCAAGCCGTTTCCCGGAAGCTCTATTGCCGTGTTTGGCGCCGGTGCAGTGGGGCTTGCAGCAATTATGGGAGCAAAGATCGTGGGCTGTAGCACGATCATCGCGGTAGACATCAAGAAAGGCAGATTGTGTACTGCACAGAGGGTTGGTGCAACCCATGTGATTGATGGGAGCGCACCCGACGTTCTGGAGCAGTTGATAAAACTCACTGATAAGGGCGTTCATTACTCGATGGACACCACTGGTGTTCCGGCAGTAGTTCGAAACGCGATTGCGTGCCTTCGAAAAAGGGGTGTCATGGCCCATGTCGCGGCGACGCGTCCGGGAACCCGTTATGACCTCGATCCCAGTGTTGCCCTCTCCATGGGGATTAAGATTATGGGTGTTATAGAAGGTGATGCCGTTCCCTGGTCGCTTCTTCCGCGGATGATCAATTTCTATCGCAATGGGACACTGCCACTTGAAAAGCTCGTGACAACATTTCCTTTCGTAGACATCAACAAAGCGATCGAAGCGATGGAGAACGGCGCCGTCGTAAAGCCTGTTCTTTTGATGCCGGCCTGA